The following DNA comes from Raphanus sativus cultivar WK10039 unplaced genomic scaffold, ASM80110v3 Scaffold1346, whole genome shotgun sequence.
ctttcaataaattcaatcaattttattgaaatttgcaatttttgtataggaaacataaaaaatacatttttatgaaacaatttatttttctaaaacatatatcTTTAAATAACAGAGAGAGTAATTCTTTTCAAAAGTAAcatttgtcttctttttttttgaacaccacaAAAGTAACATTTGTCTAATACAGTATGTTATAAATTGTCACATGTTATATTGATATGTTAACACTTAACAACATTGGCATTTAGACCAAGAATGACAATATCTCTTGGTTACATTTTATAATTccaatattcatatttattttaatattttgggcTCAACTATTGTGAATGTTTCATCAGCCGCCTCTAGTGTTTCATCAATCCTTTTAGACTCGATTTTTCTTTTCGTAAAAAGGGCATTCAATTAAAAAACAAAGATACAAAATGTGATTTGTTAGATCACATAGTTTGAGAAAGTCAGATACACAGAGTATATATGGAAAGAGCCATAGAAACCCAATGAGTTAGAACAACTCTTTAGTTTAATCAAACTTGGAAGGTTTCTTGTGCGCTTGATTAGGAACCTCGACCCTTACGACCTCAGTTACCTTGTTCACGAACCTCGACCCTTTTAGATTTGGTTTGACATTTACAAAATCTAATTCGAGATCACCCGCTAGCTAGCAGTAGAAGGTTTCATCcctcaaataattttttattgtcTTATCATCTCACAAAACaatacttaaattttttttgtatatattctaTGGACTGTTTGGTccatcttaattttttttataatgctaCAAATTGAATTAGTTCGAAATTTATAGCATTAACAgcagttttaatagaatatattctGATTAATTTAATGCtacaaatcaaatttaaaatatcttttgattaattttaggAAGTAGGTCTATCAAGTGTTAGAACTTATCATCTTAATCATTTGGATCGAAACCTAAATCCAAATTGACCAATTAACCATAATTTAGTTTCTAATGGAAATGAATTTAGAAATCGAACTCATGACTAATACTTAAATGGGTGGCCAACTAGTATCTAAGATTGGGTGTTAAATGGCTGAGTGAGAGGCCACTTACATTTTGGATGGGGCAGTTGCCCCttataatatttgtaaatttggtgtaattgtttgtcaatttttaatattgtccctgttgatttattaaattatactataatatgtaattttatattcaGGATTAAAACAAGTTTTAGATCTACCACTGGTGATCCCCATCCAAGACATAACGAATTAGACATAGTCACATAGATAGACCTATATATGAACTTGTGAAGTATGTTCAAATTCGTTAGTCTCATCTGCGAACTAAAGCAGATTGGACTGCATTGTCATTGGCCGGTCCAAAAGACTTCAAAATTTAAGTCAAAATTACTTTCAAAGAAGTTTTAGTCCGCAGATGCTTTTATcgatttttctttgttcttcatCGATGAAGTTTGACTATCTTTTACAAAACACTTAAGTTTTTAGTATGAAGTTTGATTTGTGTgatacaattattattttataaattacttttcaaaaagaaaatttttggAACACAActtaattttatcaaacatcAACTTGTTTGACTACGATAGATAGAGAGAGTTTTCTATCTATTGTCACACACAACACGAAGATCATAAATAATCAACACAGTACTAACAATAATCATCGTTCattacagaaaaataaaacaacaaaatgCCTAGTATATTTACATGTGTGTGTATCCTCATGAGTCATGTTCATATACCCGTTACATTCTAAACGTCTGACGTTGGAGGCAAGATCTCTAGCGGCACACCTGCTATGGGCTCCAACACTTGAGCTTTTGGAAGCTCTCTTGATAACAATTCCTGCATCCACAAACCCACACAACAAAGCCACTATAACCATTGATCTTAGTTAAAAGCAAAAATACTGATTCTGTTTTGCAGTTTTCTTTGGGTTAAGAGAGAGCTTCACCTTAAATGATTCTATCGTTCcttctttctttataatacCTGCTAAAATCCCCTTCGCATCAAGATCGCCATTTTGCATCGGCACAACAAACCTACAGTCCAAAGTAATGCAAAGAGTGCTTATTTACATTTTCTCGAGGCTACATGgaagaacaaaagagagagagagagagagatgactGTTTTACTTGGCTTTTAAGATTTTGGCTAGCTGGACAGCGTCTTCTTGGCCAGAAACCAGAGTAAATTGTGGGAGAAGTTGTTTGATGACCGGTGTGATTACAATGTCGGCTCTTTCATTCTTCAGAAGTTCCATGTTGCATACACAGTGCGGTTCGTAGTAGAGAGATATCTGATCTTCAGGTGATACAAGAAGATACCTGAGGACAAAAGAGAAGTATAAATCAATAACCACAACGAGGTTGGTGGTAGCTTGATGagagttatttaaaaaaaaaatttacccgtTCTCAGGGCGTTGCCATGGTGGACCGAGGACAGGTCCTGCTGTGGCTTTAACTCGAACTTTAGAACCGTTTCTTGCATTTAGCTCGTAGGTCTCTCCAGGTTCCAGATAAGTTACATTTCTGAAAAGAGGATCAAGCAAAGGCTTTGCATTTGGAGTTGCTATAACCTTTACGTCTGGAGATTTCTCGGAAAGTGGCCTAAGGGTATTTAGATGGCAATGGTCATCAAGGCTTTGAGTGATGAGCAAGCAATCAACTTCAGGGAGATCATCAAGCTGCATTAAATATACAAAAGTCTTAGAAACTTAATGCAAAACAGATTCAATGAAAAATATGAATAGAGAACAAGTGTTACCTTGAAGCCTTTCAAAAATCTCTTGGCAGCATCATAGAGCCATGGGATTCCAAAATCCAAATTACCGACGAGAATGGGATCAACCAAGATTTTCAATCCACCCGTTTCCCATAGCCAGCTATTTCCCTTAAATCCAGTTTACAAAAAGACATATCAGTTTATTATGCTTACGGAATTACAAATGTTGAAGTTGTTGTAAAAAGACAAACCCTTTACCTCAAAGTATGTCAGCTTGAGTGCATCTGTCCCGGAGCCACTAACTCCAGTAGCTCTGTCCTCTGACAGAACGGAAGATACCACGGAGAGAGACCGGGAAACATGCTGAAAGGGCTTGAAGCGGATGGAGAGGGAGGTGGAAGGGGTGTGAGGAGCGGGTGAGGATAGCGGAAACGAGGATGATGCAGGCCGGACTCTTGTTTTGGTGTTGATGATACTTAGAGGAAGAGGATTGGCGTGAAGTGGCATCGTGCCACCTGACATCACCATAGCCATTGGTTCTTGTTTTGCCACCTGTCAATATACTCTGAGCaaattaataagtttttttttcagttgagtaaaaagaaagaaaagagaatcaCTTTTTGTAGGAAGCTCAGTTACACAGTGTTTCTAAAATCATAGAAAGTCTTCAACTTTTTTTACCAAATTCCTTTTGGTCATTAAGACACAAACAAGGCTTTGAAGCATCTAACTTTCTTCAAGTTAACCAAATGTGTCTTTATGAATAACAATACTATAAGAGTTCTCcacaaatttaaaacatttgatCATAGGAGGAacttggaatcatctggacgcattgtaattttatttatgaattccagaaaaaaaaagtagagatCAGAGGTACGAAACAAAAAGGGATGTTTTACGACAAGTAATTAGAAACAGAGGAAAgagacagaagaggaagaaaccTGATTTAGAGTTGAAGAGAGTAGTGCTTGGTGAGAAAGGCAGTCTTCATGTCTCTCTTCCTGGCTCTCTCGAGTGAATGGCTCTCAAGTCCCCACCCCAACACACAAATAATCCCTGAAAGAAATTGGTGGTTAAGAGTAACTTTCACGACAAACGCTGCGTTTAGAGATTACCGGTCGTTCTGTCCTTGACCGACCCCCGGTTTActcgaaccaaaaaaaaaaaaaatcaaacctcAATTTTAACTTAGATTACGGACGCgccaaatcaaataaaattagaaGCTGCAGGTTCAGCTCACAATCACATGGTCCATGTGACATGGAACATAGCCTCGCATTTGATAGATGGAGCAACAGTAATATATGGTTCCGGTTACTAGCACAAAACTATATTCTTGAGGAGTCCATCATTTTTAGCCGATTTCGAGACTATTTTCTTTCCTAAATAATCGCAATCttctaacaaaaatatttgaaacaacTCACCATTGAATCGAATTAGATAAACATTCATACATATACCCATAATTTGGTTCTATATAAACTGAGCTAGTAGTAAGGTTTAAACAACTTCAGTGAAATGAGCTAGTAGTAAGGTTCTATACAATAATTTCACAATCTTTGCCTCTTTCAGGCAACGtgcatagtttttctttttttttatattaacgTGACGAGGAAGAAAACTCAATTGTGGAGTTTAGAATCATTGATTCAGAGCGCAATGGATAGAGATCATAACCAGAAACAGAGGATTCCGTGTTCGTTGCCGTTTGATCGGTGAAAACAGACGTGCTCAAGCTACCATCCGTATCAACAACGTCCCTCAGCTTTGACAAGCTCCAGTTATGTCCATATAAACCAGGATCTGATAAAACCTCTGTTATCTCTATCTCCCCGCTGAGCATTTGTACCACCTCTGACATGGTTGGTCTTAAGGATGGAGATGAGATTGTGCAAGCGAGAGCAACTTTGATCATCCTTACTGCTTCTTTGCTGTTGAAGTTACCTTCGAGCGCTGGATCTACCATCTCCGTTATCTCCCCTGCCTGTTGCAGCGTCAATGCCTGAGATTCAGATGTACAAAGTGGTTTAAGTAAGTAAATGTGTATGAATGGTTACTTGTAGGTATCAAATGATAAAACAATCTCCAGAGTTTTACCCAATTGATAAGAGAGACGTGATCAGCACTTCCCTTGTGTTTAGTATTGCTCTTCCCACTAGCAATTTCCATTGCCACAACCCCGAAGCTATACACGTCTGCTTTCTCTGACAGCTGACCCCATAATGCATACTCTGGAGCCATATATCCACTGCATTATAAGTACAACCAAGAGTGAGCTATATACACTGTGAATTTTGTGCTAAAATCTACGCTTACATGGTTCctgaaattttggtgctaaTGTGAgtgtgttcttcttcttctccatggaGCCTAGCCAATCCAAAGTCAGATATCTTTGCATTTAGGTCAGCGTCTAGAAGCACATTTGTGGTTTTTATGTCACGGTGAACCATTCTGATCATCGATCCTTCATGCAGGAATTCAAGCCCTCTTGCGATTCCCACACAGATTTTTTGTCTCGCTTCCCAGTCCAGGTTCAAAGAACTCTTTCCTGGAAATGAATTTGTGACCGAAGATAAATGACATGAGGTAACATAAGTGTACATTTGATTTAGACTCAAAAACATAATTCTAATGAAATTATTAATGAGTTTTATTTACCATGCAGCATAAGAGCAAGGGAGTTGTTTTCCATGTATTCATACACGAGCAGCAGTTGATCCTTTTCGACACAGCATCCATAAAGCTTGACAAGGTTTGGATGATTCAGACCAGAGATCATCCCTATCTCATTCACGAATTCTCTGTTTCCTTGGCATGACTTGGAAGAGAGCTGCTTGACTGCTATTATAGTTCCATCTGACAGCTCTCCCTGCATTATGTTTCTCAaatcagaaaccaaaaaaaaataacagccATAATTGAGAAGAACTTGGCATCTGTGTTTTAGTATACTTTGAATACGGATCCGAAACCTCCTTCTCCAAGTTTGTTGGATTGATCAAAATAGTTTGTTGCAGCTTGAAGTTGCTTCCATGTAAAGCAAACCGTTGGAAGACGCTGGGCTCTCAAATCTATGTGAACATGTTCCCAACAAAAGATGATTACTACTGGCTTAAAAAATTCGTCATGTACCAGAGAACTCTGTTACCTTGTTCTCTTGTATTCTTGTCTCTTCTGCATCTTCTCTGAGCATATATTCCTAAGGCCAAGAGAATAACTACCAAGGCACCCACTGCCCCCAAAATTAGGGGATAATTAATGCGACTTTTTATTTTCTCAGCTGTAAAGGAGACAAAAGAAGTGTAAAACTTATGCACCAAGCTACTGAAAATAATGTCAAAAAGTAGTTTCTTTGTATTTATACCTCCACACTGTGGCTCCAtacctaaaattttaaaagatgaaCCAATGTCAACAAGATGAGTGCAATCATTTGAAGCTATGTCCCCACTTGAGAGGTAAGAAAGCAACATGATGAAGATTACTTACTGTGGTGACACAAGGAGATTGCAGAGATAAGAGGACCATAATTTCCTCTTTTGGGTATGAGCGTTGTCCCTTTCCCAGCCCAATATAGCTGAATCTCTAACAAATGATCAGTCACGTTAACAGCTTTCAGTTCTCTCACAACAGGCGTCAGAGTCCCTTTAGCCTCCTCTCTGATGTTAAAATCCCTCAAAAATAGTTTCCCCTAACAAGAGaggaaaaggaaaaaaggaAATGAACGTCAATTTTCCATGCTATGATTACTGAAAATAGGAAATAAAAAACACCAACGCTTTACCTG
Coding sequences within:
- the LOC108836974 gene encoding uncharacterized protein LOC108836974; translated protein: MAMVMSGGTMPLHANPLPLSIINTKTRVRPASSSFPLSSPAPHTPSTSLSIRFKPFQHVSRSLSVVSSVLSEDRATGVSGSGTDALKLTYFEGNSWLWETGGLKILVDPILVGNLDFGIPWLYDAAKRFLKGFKLDDLPEVDCLLITQSLDDHCHLNTLRPLSEKSPDVKVIATPNAKPLLDPLFRNVTYLEPGETYELNARNGSKVRVKATAGPVLGPPWQRPENGYLLVSPEDQISLYYEPHCVCNMELLKNERADIVITPVIKQLLPQFTLVSGQEDAVQLAKILKAKFVVPMQNGDLDAKGILAGIIKKEGTIESFKELLSRELPKAQVLEPIAGVPLEILPPTSDV
- the LOC108835501 gene encoding probable LRR receptor-like serine/threonine-protein kinase At1g29720, with the protein product MMQDVDGVSNPENRNSTIRCDCSFNNSRICHITSIDLKTLSLPGKLPPELAELRYLRSIDLCRNYLSGTIPMEWASLPYLTSISLCANNLSGPLPTGLQNFKNLTVLGLEANQFSGPIPDELGNLTSLTRLHLTSNQFTGSLPNTLARLVNLRDFRVSDNNFNGTIPAYIGNWSRLEKLGLQASGLKGPIPDAVARLENLIHLSMSDTTGITYFPNISSKVIRKLILRNVSLSGPIPSYIWNLPDLTTLDLSFNSLTGEVHGIQKAPKYTYLTRNRLSGDAGSGGFLNSKSNIDISYNNFSWRSTCQDKSNINTYQSSYLKNNLTGLLPCAGPINCTSYQRTLHINCGGDNIAIKNSSHKITYQADNSTIHPATNQHFKTWGVSNTGVFISNENSEDDTYIISTSLTLPGDSPDLYKTARRSALSLVYYAFCLENGPYNVKLHFMEIQFSDKQPYSRLGRRMFDVYVQGKLFLRDFNIREEAKGTLTPVVRELKAVNVTDHLLEIQLYWAGKGTTLIPKRGNYGPLISAISLCHHSMEPQCGAEKIKSRINYPLILGAVGALVVILLALGIYAQRRCRRDKNTREQDLRAQRLPTVCFTWKQLQAATNYFDQSNKLGEGGFGSVFKGELSDGTIIAVKQLSSKSCQGNREFVNEIGMISGLNHPNLVKLYGCCVEKDQLLLVYEYMENNSLALMLHGKSSLNLDWEARQKICVGIARGLEFLHEGSMIRMVHRDIKTTNVLLDADLNAKISDFGLARLHGEEEEHTHISTKISGTIGYMAPEYALWGQLSEKADVYSFGVVAMEIASGKSNTKHKGSADHVSLINWALTLQQAGEITEMVDPALEGNFNSKEAVRMIKVALACTISSPSLRPTMSEVVQMLSGEIEITEVLSDPGLYGHNWSLSKLRDVVDTDGSLSTSVFTDQTATNTESSVSGYDLYPLRSESMILNSTIEFSSSSR